In Spartobacteria bacterium, the genomic stretch CAAAATCATCCGGCATACCAATACCTGTATCTGCGACAACCAGCAGGGTCATCCCATCCGGCGATTCGCAAAGTTCAATCAGAACCACACCGTCCAATCCGGCAGGAAAAGCATGCTTAAAGGCATTGGATACCAGCTCACAGAGCACCGTGCCCAGCGCGATCCCTTTGTCCATACCAATCTGAACGAGACTCATCGAAGGATCCACACAGATGGTAATCGGGTGATCGATGGCCCCGTTGGACCGGCTCAGATAACGGCACAGCTTCTCAAGATATCCCGATAAATTGATCTGTGCCAGATCACTTGATCCATAAAGCGCCTCGTGAACCATCGCCATGGCTTTGACCCTGTCGCAACAATCACGGAACACACCGGCACTTTGCGCATCACTGATACGCAGTGAATGAATATTCAGCAGCGATGCGACTTCCTGCAGATTATTCTTCACCCTGTGATGCACTTCGCTGAGCAACATGATTTTTTCATTTACTGACCGGCGAAGCTGTTTTTCTATACTCGCCCGTTCCATGGCATGAGCGAGGCTCTTCGCGGCAGACCGAAGATACGCAATGCCCATATCCTCCCACTCCCGAGCCAACGCACTATCCGAAAAGACAATAAGTCCCGACAGCTTATCCTTTATATGAATGGGGATAACGCAAATAGACTCACGACACTGCAGTTCCACGAAAGGGCATTCATTCGCATTAAAATCAACCACTCGGCCGCTGATGATATCCCCTCTCTGAAAAGCCGCCAGCCAGCGTTCCGGCGCATAATCACATGAGATATGCGCAAGCGGCGAGTTTGGCCCTTCCGTCTTCCACGTCTCTGATTTCCATTCAAACGGACTACCCGGAATCTCCATCCGCTCCTCATCCCGAAGATCAAAAACAACGCACACTCGTTCAGAATAGGATGCCGGACCAATAATATCCACATAGGCCTGATAGGGAGTCGATTCTGACTGATCTAACAACAGCTGATCCGCACAGTTTAATCCATGCAGATAGAAATCAAGTTTTGCGATTTTTTCGTGTACCCTCATCCGCTCTGACACGTCGCGCATAAACCCGACCTTGCGAACCATAACCCCCCGATCATTGTGAAATGATGCGCCCGTTTCTTCGATATGAATCACTTCTCCGCTTTTCTTCAGCACGCGATACACACATTGAAACGACCCCTTGCTGGCTCGGTGCTGTTCATTCAGCGCATCCACACGAACCAGATCTGCCGGATGGATAAAACTTCGCCAGCGCTGATAACTCCCCTCCAGCTCCTGCTGTGAATAACCCAAAAGCGATTCAAAGCAGCCACCAAATAACATACGATCCGTTTCACAGTCCCAGTCATAGAGAATTTGCGATGATTCATCCGTAGCGACCCGATATCGATTCTCCCATTGCTCAATATTATATACGGTTCGGTTTCCAGCCTGCTCGTCCCGTTCACGGAGCTCCCTTTCCAGTGATTTTACCCGAAGTTCCAGCTCCTCATACATTGGTTTCCCGTTCATAACCATACGTCTCCTGTCTTTAAACGTCTAGTTCATCACCTGATCCAATGGTAACACAGACCGTCGTCCCCCGATCCACCTCTGATTCAACAGTAATCATCCCGTTATGCATTTCTGCCACACACTTGCACAGAGGCAGACTGATGCGCTGTCCCTGCCCGTGATGGGCGATATCTTCTACCACTGACTGATCAAACAGACCATGCAGTTTTTCCGGAGCAATTCCATGACCGCGATCACGAATCGCAATGACCAGTTCCTTGTCTTTTATGTGATACCCCACACTGATATTCCCTGTCGACCCCGAGTATTTCACGGCATTGTCCACGAGCAGCGTCAACGCCGTATTCATAAGATCCCAGTCGGCACGCCACATCACTCCTTCATTCCCGAGCACAGTAATTCTGTGTGTTTCACTGCTTTTGATATGGGCTATACGCTGGAGCGACCGCCCGACATCGGCGTTCGTGGGCCGCAGGGTATAGCCGCTTTTCAATTTCTCATAGAGAATGGCCTTATCGGCAAATTCGGCCAAATAAAGGCCGCAGTCGCGAATCATGCTTACATACTCCCGCTCTTCGCTCGATAACGATGAACTAGACAACAGTAAATCGGAAAATCCGTTAATTCCATTAATGGGTGTTTTCATTTCATGCGCCAGAAGCTGCATAATGCCATTTTTGAAATGCTCCACCTTTTTAAGATTCTCATAGGCACGTTTTAATTCATCTTCCGCACTTTCCCTCATTCGGATATCGGCCTGCAACTGTATGTTGGCTTTGTGCAGCCGGACAGCCGCACGCCGATACAACCGGTTAAACGACCACAGCAACGGCAGAGCCAGACATAGAAAAAACAGCCCCTCACCCATGGTCACAAAGGTCTTCGTCACTAGTGTTTTCATCACATAATCAATGCGATAATCAGCCCCGGACACGTACATTGTACCCTTTGCCGTCGTCCGAGTGACCGTAGCACCCCGGCGTGTCCCCCATTGATCTTTATAGGTCTCGTAATAAACATTTGTGGATCCCAGTGTCTCGATAAACTCAGGAGTGCTCTCGGTGTATTCGTCGCCGTACCCCGGGTTATCGGACGCATATTCCTCTCCTTCAGGATAGCTATACGCCAAAATGAATAAGCGCGACGCGTCCACACGCAGCACATACAGCTCATCCACGCCCAGACATCTGGATTGTCGCGTCAGCGCCTCACACATCTCGTAAAAAACCGCCGGATCGCCTTCATCCCGTTCCACATCCCGGTCGATGAACGATTCATCCAGTGTCGACGGAACAATTTCTGCAGCGATGCGCAGCCGTTCGTCAATCCGGTTCATGGCGGCATGATGGTTCAGGTACAGGTGAAGACCGCTGATGAGCAGTATGCCGGCAATATAGACCACGATGGACACAAAAACCCATGCCCGTTCTTTCTCGGAAGAATGGAATAACGCCGCACCAAAGAAACGTGGTATCCGTTTGCTCATGCCTGATTCTTAGCAAGTCATACCGGAAGGTGCAACGCCTAACTGAATCTGACCTGTACCCGCTTATAAAGCCACAGCCCGTCCATCGATTTTGCCATGAGTAAATCTTGCAGTGTATCGCCCTATCCATTATTTTTTTCAAATGTTTATTTCTGTCCATAAACGCATCCTCCTTATCGCAACAGGAACACTGATTTTGTGCTTCTGCGTGCTGGGAACCATTCTGTACCACTATCAGCGACAGACGATCATTTCAAATGCCCTGCGTCAATCAGCCTCACTGCTTCACGGATTCCTGCCTGCCATCGGACAAGCCATACAGCATCCTGAGCAGCCGGTTCTCTCCCAATGGATTAAACACCTGGCCGACACTGATCTCATCTCGGAAATAGTGATCACGGACATAGGTAACAACGTAATCGCGGCGGTTGAGCACAACCGCACCGAAGAAATCGACATGAAGATGATCGTCCCCCGGTCCATCCCCATTTTTCACCGTGGACAGCTCACAGGGCATATCCTGTTTCGCCCCCGCATCGACGAGAAAGACCAACTTGCCGATTTCATGCTACTGCTGTGCGGATCATCCACGCTCCTTGTTCTGGCGGCGTTCATCCTTTTTTATTATGCAGGCAAACAGCTAACCCGCCCCATTACAGACCTTTCACTGCAAGCAGTGGAGATCGCGAACGGACATCTTGATCTTGAAGTCGAGGCCCCTTACCACAGCGATTTCATCCTGCTGGCAAACGCTATGGAATCTATACGGCGGGTCAATGCAACCATTACCGATCAAGTGAGACGCGAGACCGTTAAACGTGAAAAACTGGTGTGCAAACTGGATTCGAACAACATCGCTCTGGCGGCAGAAATTGAACGGAGAAAAGCAGTTCAAAGGGAATTGATCGCTCACCATAATCAATTGGAATCCATCGTCCGCCAACGGACCAGTCAACTGAGCAGTGCCAATGAAAAACTTGTAAAGGCCATCGAAGAAGCGCGGCATCTAAGAGAAAAGGCCGAAACCGCCAACCATGCCAAATCGCGCTTTCTTGCCAATATGAGCCATGAAATCCGCACACCCATGAATGCCATCATCGGCTTCTCTGAGCTCTTGCAGCAGACAACACTGACCGGAGCGCAGAAAGAATATCTCAGCATCATAAGCGACCGCGGGCGCTTCCTGCTCGATCTGATCACAGAAATTCTGGATATCAGTAAGATTGAGGCCAACAAAATCGAACTAAACATGCAGCCGTTTATTCTCGAGCCCCTAGTACAGAACTGTGTCGACAGCCT encodes the following:
- a CDS encoding PAS domain S-box protein translates to MVMNGKPMYEELELRVKSLERELRERDEQAGNRTVYNIEQWENRYRVATDESSQILYDWDCETDRMLFGGCFESLLGYSQQELEGSYQRWRSFIHPADLVRVDALNEQHRASKGSFQCVYRVLKKSGEVIHIEETGASFHNDRGVMVRKVGFMRDVSERMRVHEKIAKLDFYLHGLNCADQLLLDQSESTPYQAYVDIIGPASYSERVCVVFDLRDEERMEIPGSPFEWKSETWKTEGPNSPLAHISCDYAPERWLAAFQRGDIISGRVVDFNANECPFVELQCRESICVIPIHIKDKLSGLIVFSDSALAREWEDMGIAYLRSAAKSLAHAMERASIEKQLRRSVNEKIMLLSEVHHRVKNNLQEVASLLNIHSLRISDAQSAGVFRDCCDRVKAMAMVHEALYGSSDLAQINLSGYLEKLCRYLSRSNGAIDHPITICVDPSMSLVQIGMDKGIALGTVLCELVSNAFKHAFPAGLDGVVLIELCESPDGMTLLVVADTGIGMPDDFECAGSSSLGLRLVSSMVENELDGRLEVERGQGTRFLVHFRTAGHSTECQTKRNGVR
- a CDS encoding HAMP domain-containing histidine kinase gives rise to the protein MSKRIPRFFGAALFHSSEKERAWVFVSIVVYIAGILLISGLHLYLNHHAAMNRIDERLRIAAEIVPSTLDESFIDRDVERDEGDPAVFYEMCEALTRQSRCLGVDELYVLRVDASRLFILAYSYPEGEEYASDNPGYGDEYTESTPEFIETLGSTNVYYETYKDQWGTRRGATVTRTTAKGTMYVSGADYRIDYVMKTLVTKTFVTMGEGLFFLCLALPLLWSFNRLYRRAAVRLHKANIQLQADIRMRESAEDELKRAYENLKKVEHFKNGIMQLLAHEMKTPINGINGFSDLLLSSSSLSSEEREYVSMIRDCGLYLAEFADKAILYEKLKSGYTLRPTNADVGRSLQRIAHIKSSETHRITVLGNEGVMWRADWDLMNTALTLLVDNAVKYSGSTGNISVGYHIKDKELVIAIRDRGHGIAPEKLHGLFDQSVVEDIAHHGQGQRISLPLCKCVAEMHNGMITVESEVDRGTTVCVTIGSGDELDV
- a CDS encoding response regulator encodes the protein MFISVHKRILLIATGTLILCFCVLGTILYHYQRQTIISNALRQSASLLHGFLPAIGQAIQHPEQPVLSQWIKHLADTDLISEIVITDIGNNVIAAVEHNRTEEIDMKMIVPRSIPIFHRGQLTGHILFRPRIDEKDQLADFMLLLCGSSTLLVLAAFILFYYAGKQLTRPITDLSLQAVEIANGHLDLEVEAPYHSDFILLANAMESIRRVNATITDQVRRETVKREKLVCKLDSNNIALAAEIERRKAVQRELIAHHNQLESIVRQRTSQLSSANEKLVKAIEEARHLREKAETANHAKSRFLANMSHEIRTPMNAIIGFSELLQQTTLTGAQKEYLSIISDRGRFLLDLITEILDISKIEANKIELNMQPFILEPLVQNCVDSLRTMAEHRGIDLSATWDQRIPSRVIGDPTRIGQILQNITSNALKFTNEGSVRIDVSMENEIAHASETARIHFDVVDTGIGIPTDKTALIFEKFTQLDNASARGRSGVGLGLAIAHELVEIMHGSIQASSAGMGQGSTVSFSIPLTVAGDEDTHDEPRDEDMEIPLLRILCVDDEYSNRLLLKTWLERKGHTVLICSTAKEAFDAWHAATFDLIITDIEMPGQSGYELAEMIRRNEESQDRHVIIIGNTAHVTHSDIQKCYQSGMDKYLSKPVNFKSLNQLLYSCFATEV